A genome region from Alkalimarinus coralli includes the following:
- a CDS encoding OmpA family protein, with amino-acid sequence MNKNTRHQTAIPTKFVLKPLLMALPLSVLAACASQQNSVDGEATPSNAPDVTAVETSSPLDHTAHDDNAYSHNNVGPDLTDTEGKTASIETAEPVEATSTAETETVLSQANPTPTHESPSDDTQLDAPPEGDKPMTVLVIENPDILSKLASENLKPVVPTTPKIPAESMHRPGKRVFHFGFNQTALSEEDKELIEKHAKYLKANPELEVTIHGHTDAQGNPDYNLALSKRRAAMMHSELIKQGVDKDRIKTIGWGGGYPLVSTLNFAENRRIELEYSEIHYAANR; translated from the coding sequence ATGAACAAAAATACCCGGCATCAGACAGCAATACCCACAAAGTTTGTGTTAAAACCGCTATTGATGGCGCTACCACTGTCTGTGCTTGCAGCCTGTGCAAGCCAGCAAAATTCTGTAGATGGCGAGGCCACCCCTTCAAATGCACCGGATGTTACGGCAGTAGAAACGAGCAGCCCCCTCGACCATACCGCACACGACGATAACGCTTACAGCCATAACAATGTTGGCCCTGACCTTACAGACACCGAAGGCAAAACGGCATCGATAGAAACGGCAGAGCCTGTAGAGGCTACAAGTACAGCAGAAACTGAGACAGTACTGAGCCAAGCTAACCCAACCCCGACACATGAGTCACCAAGCGACGATACACAGCTTGATGCCCCCCCCGAAGGAGATAAACCAATGACGGTTCTTGTCATCGAAAACCCTGATATTTTATCGAAGCTCGCTAGCGAAAACCTCAAACCTGTTGTCCCCACAACACCCAAAATACCGGCCGAGTCAATGCACCGGCCAGGGAAGCGGGTATTCCACTTTGGCTTTAACCAAACTGCGCTCAGTGAAGAGGACAAAGAGCTGATTGAGAAGCATGCAAAATATCTCAAGGCAAACCCTGAGTTAGAAGTGACTATTCATGGCCATACCGACGCACAAGGCAACCCGGATTACAACCTTGCCTTATCGAAGCGACGTGCAGCAATGATGCACTCTGAGCTGATAAAACAAGGGGTAGACAAAGACAGAATCAAGACCATCGGCTGGGGTGGTGGCTACCCCTTGGTTAGTACGCTCAATTTTGCTGAAAACCGTCGCATTGAGCTTGAATATTCAGAAATACACTACGCAGCAAACCGATAA